In the Topomyia yanbarensis strain Yona2022 chromosome 3, ASM3024719v1, whole genome shotgun sequence genome, one interval contains:
- the LOC131688019 gene encoding uncharacterized protein LOC131688019 yields MKNQIDHICISRKWRRSLLDVRNKRSADIASDHHLLISEILLRIARIHRQEDQIGRRFNTRRLEDAAARRYFVEELENHAADIPAGGSVEDQWTAIKNAFITTGENNLGELHTQRKQWTPDGTWKKIEERRDAKAAIERAKTRGAKAAARQHYSALEKQKKDKRAWADSVSSTISSGTKIMLRCP; encoded by the coding sequence ATGaagaatcaaatcgaccacattTGTATCAGCCGAAAATGGAGAAGGAGCCTCCTTGATGTGCGTAACAAGCGTAGCGCCGATATAGCGTCCGACCATCACCTCCTAATCAGCGAGATCCTGCTGCGTATTGCAAGGATTCATCGACAGGAGGACCAAATCGGGCGTCGGTTTAACACACGTCGTCTGGAAGATGCTGCGGCAAGAAGGTATTTCGTCGAGGAGCTGGAGAACCATGCTGCAGATATTCCGGCAGGTGGAAGCGTAGAAGATCAATGGACTGCCATCAAGAACGCCTTCATCACCACCGGCGAGAATAATCTGGGTGAGCTACATACCCAGAGAAAACAGTGGACACCAGATGGCACCTGGAAGAAGATAGAGGAACGAAGAGACGCCAAAGCCGCGATTGAGCGAGCTAAAACACGAGGAGCCAAAGCCGCAGCCCGTCAGCACTATTCGGCTCTAGAGAAACAAAAGAAGGACAAAAGAGCGTGGGCAGACTCCGTCTCTTCTACGATATCTAGTGGGACAAAGATAATGCTACGTTGCCCGTGA